DNA sequence from the Brevundimonas sp. NIBR10 genome:
AGTTGCGTCCTTGTGGGGTGCGGCCGACGGGACGGCCGAGGGCGACCGCCTCGATGTTCTGGTGACGCTGATCGACGCCTGGGAGACTGTCCATGAGCCCATGGACCCGCCCGACCCCGTCGAGGCGATCCGCTTCCGCATGGAGCAGCAGGGGCTGACCCGGAAAGACCTGGAAGGGGTGATCGGCACCCGGACGCGGATCGCCGAGGTGCTGAACGGCAAACGCAGCCTGTCGATCGGCATGATCCGCCGGCTGCATGAGCAGCTAGGGATTCCGGCAGAGATTCTGATCCGCCCCATGCGTCGCGCCGCCTGATCTTGGCTTGACTCAAGGCCACCCGCGACCGACACGCACGGCCCATGATCACGCGCTATTCCCGCCCCGAAGCCGTCGCCATCTGGTCCAACGAGACCAAGTACCGGATCTGGTTCGAGATCGAGGCCCATGCCGCAACGAAAATGGCCGAGCTGGGCGTTATTCCGGTCGAGGCGGCCGAGGCGATCTGGGCCAAGGGGAAGGATGCCGCATGGGATGCCGACCGCATCGACGAGATCGAGCGGACCACCAAGCATGACGTCAT
Encoded proteins:
- a CDS encoding helix-turn-helix domain-containing protein, with the translated sequence MATDLKPIRTEADHQAAMDEVASLWGAADGTAEGDRLDVLVTLIDAWETVHEPMDPPDPVEAIRFRMEQQGLTRKDLEGVIGTRTRIAEVLNGKRSLSIGMIRRLHEQLGIPAEILIRPMRRAA